The following nucleotide sequence is from Streptomyces sp. NBC_00237.
CCGGCGCGACCAGGGCCTGCCCGCGCAGTGCCTGCCAGGTCACCAGGGCGAGCAGTGCCGCGTACGAGGCGCTGGCGACGACGGTGAGCCGCAGCCGGACCACGGGGTCGGCGAGGCGGGCGATGCGCGGGGCCAGGGCGATCAGCAACAGGGTGAACAGGGGCAGGAGCTGGAGGGAGTGCATGCCGACGAAGTGCGGTATGCGCAGGTCGCCGCCGGTGGTCGCCCAGCCGGTCACGGCCATGGACGGGCCGCCGTCGGCGACGCCCACCCCGTGCGCCCCGGCCGTGTCGGTGATCCCGGCCGCGCGCTGGGCGGCGGTGGGCTGCGTCATCAGGAAGCCGAGCCCGGTCCCGGCGAGGGCGAGCACCGCACCGGCCTTCACGGCCAGGGAGGTCGCCCGGTCGAGGATCCTGGCCCGCAGCAGGAGCACGGCGATGACGAGGCTGCCCAGCCACAGCACGACCACGGTCAGGCCCATCGCGGCGAACACGGCGGAGTCGAAGCCCGTTTCGAGGTTGAAGTGGCTGCGCTTGCCCCGGGCGGCCTGGCCCACTATCAGGACCATCTCCAGGGTGCTCGCCACAGCGACGACGATCCCGGCCCACCTGCCGACCCGGACCGCCCGCCCCTTCTCGGGTAACAGCGACAGCATCCAGGCGAGCGACAGCCCGTACGCGGCGAACGACACCGAGAACTTGAACGGCTTGAACCACACCGGGGAGTTCACCACCGTGCGGTCGTCGACCACCAGCCCTATGCCGGTCACTACGGTGGAGGCGATCATCAGGGCGGAGAAGACCACCAGAGGACGGTGCCAGGTACGCCAGGCAGGCATGGGAGACCCCCTACGGAGAATGGATAGTGGCACTTGCCGCTATCGGATAGCTAAACTATCCATCCGGGAAAGGGAGTTGGCAAGGCCCTTCCTTGAAGCGAGAGGTGAACAGGCAGTGCGCATAGGCGAGTTGAGCCGCAGGACCGGCGTCCCGGTCCCCACGATCAAGTACTACGTCCGTGAAGGGCTGCTCCCCGCCGGGGAGTTGACCAGCCCGAATCAGGCGACGTACGGGGACGGGCACGAGCGGCGGCTGCGCCTGATCCGCTCACTGCTGGGCGTGGGAGGTCTTTCGCTGTCGCGGATCGGCGAGATCCTCGCGGTGGTGGACGACACGTCGCAGCCGGTGTTCAAGCTGATGGGGGAGGTGGCCGGGGCGGTCGCGGCGCCGAGCCTGGTCGGCAGCGGGGAACCGTCGGAGGCCGCCCGTGCCTCGGTGGCCGGACTGGCCGGGCGCAGGGGCTGGCACGTCCCGCCGGGACACCCCGACGGCGAGGCCCTGGCCCGCACGCTCACGGAGGCGGAGCGGCTCGGCCACGAGGACTTCGCGGTGGCGCTCGACGCGTACGCGGAGGCGGCGGAGAAGGCGGCGGGAGCCGACCTGGCCTATGTGCGGGGGCTGGGGGCGCGGGACGACGTGCTGGAGGGGGTGGTGATCGGGATGGTGCTGGGAGACGCGATGTTCGGCTCGCTGCGGAGGATCGCGCAGGCGGAGGAGACGGGGCGGATCTACGGCCGGGGCGCGGACGGGTCGAGCCTCTCCGCCGAGTGACGGGGTGGGGGGCGGAGGGGGACGCAGCGGGGGCGGGGCCCCGTAGGACCCCGCCCCCCGTCACCGTCGGCGTCCCGCCGTGCGGACTAGGCGGTCGCCGCGGGCTCCTGCTCGCGTTCGACCTGCTCGTTCCACTCGCGCTTGACCGCGCGCCACGCGTCGTCGTCCTGGCCCAGGCGCCAGTAGCCGGAGATGGAGAGGCGCTCGCGCGGGATCTCGCGCTCCACCCGCAGCAGCCGCCGCAGCTCCTTCACGAAGCCCGCCTCGCCGTGCACGAAAGCCTGGACGTCCCCGGCGGGGAAGGCCAGGTTCCGTACGGCTTCGACCAGTTGCTCGCCGACCGGGGCCGCGCCCCGGTGCAGCCACGTCACCGCGACGCCCGCCGGAGCCTCGATCTTCTGCTCCTCGGCCGCGTCCGGGACCTCCACGAAGGCGTGCACGACCGCGCCCTCCGGCATCCGCTCCAGCGCGGCGGCGATCGCGGGCAGGGCGCTCTCGTCACCGACCAGCAGGTGCCAGTCGGCGGTGGGGTCCGGGGCGTACCCGCCGCCGGGTCCCAGGAAGCGGACCGTCTCGCCGACCTGGGCGCGGGCCGCCCACGGTCCTGCCAGGCCCTCGTCGCCGTGCACCACGAAGTCGATGGCCAGCTCGCGCGCCTCGGCGTCCCAGCTGCGGATCGTGTAGGTCCGGTTCGTCGGCCACTGCTCCGCGGGGAACTCCTCCCGGATGCGGGCCATGTCGAAGGGCTCCGGGTAGGTCACGCCGGGCGCCGGGAAGAGCACCTTGACGTAGTGGTCGGTGAACTCGTCGGCGGCGAGGCCCGCGAGGGCCTCGCCGCCCAGGACGACGCGCACCATGTGCGGGGTGATCCGCTCGGTGCGCACCACCTTGGCCTCGTGGGCCCGCGGTGCTTTGCGGGCCGGTCGCTCTGCCACAGTGCTCTCCCCAAAACGCTCAATGACTCTACTTAGGTATACCTAAGCTAACAGCTCAGTCCTGGAGCACCGAGAGCAGCCGCTGCAAAGATCCGCCCAAGCCCCACCGCTCCGCAAGAGCGTGGAGCGCCGCCGGATCGCGCGGCGCGCGCGGCAGCGACGCGTCGAAGTCCGGCACCGGGACGTCGTCCGCGACCCGTACGACCTTCGGTGCGACCGCGACGTACGGCCGGGCCTCGTCCAGCTTCTTGCGCTGCGAGGGGGTCAGCTTGGCGGCGGGGTCGTCGACGGCGGCCATGATCCCGGCCAGGTCCCCGTACGCTTCGAGCAGCTTGGCGGCGGTCTTCTCGCCGATGCCGGGAACGCCCGGCAGGCCGTCGCTGGGGTCGCCGCGCAGCAGCGCCAGGTCAACGTACCCCGGGCCGTCCACGCCGTACCGCTCGCGCAGCCACGCCTCGTCGGTGATCTGGAGCGTGCCGACGCCCTTGATCGGGTAGAGGATGCGGCGCTCGCGGGCGTCGTCGACGAGCTGGAAGAGGTCGCGGTCGCCCGTGACGACGTCGACCGGGCCCGTGGCGCGGGCCGTCAGGGTGCCGATCACGTCGTCCGCCTCGTACCCGTCGGCCCCGATCCGGGCGATGCCCAGCGCGGCGAGGACCTCCGCGATCACCGGGACCTGCGGGGAGAGCGTGTCCGGGGTCTCCTCGGCGTCGGGGGCGCCCTCGATCTCCTCGGCGACGCGGTGCGCCTTGTAGGACGGGATGAGATCGACCCGCCACTGGGGCCGCCAGTCGTTGTCCCAGCAGGCCACCAGGTCGTCGGGGCGGTGGTCCTGGACCAGCCGGGCGATGAAGTCGAGCAGGCCGCGCACCGCGTTGATAGGGGTGCCGTCGGGCGCGCGGACCGAGTCCGGGACCCCGAAGTAGGCCCGGTAGTAGAGGGAGGCGGTGTCCAGGAGCATCAGGCGTCGGGTCGTCACGTTCCCGATGATGCCGTACGCCACTGACACCGGCCCGGGAAGCCGCGACGACCGGGCCGCCAGCAGGCAGGAGGCGGGCCGGGAGCCGGGCCGCGAGCAGGCGGGGCGTGGGCCGAGAGCAGGCCGGGCGTGGGCCGAGAGCAGGGCCCGGCGCGCCCCTCGCGCGACCCAAGCACGTCCCGTGCCCGGTTGAACAGAGGACAAAACAGGGCCAAACGTCACCCTTGGAGTGAACTGGATCACCTTCCGTTTGGCGCGTGTCACCTC
It contains:
- a CDS encoding MerR family transcriptional regulator, which gives rise to MRIGELSRRTGVPVPTIKYYVREGLLPAGELTSPNQATYGDGHERRLRLIRSLLGVGGLSLSRIGEILAVVDDTSQPVFKLMGEVAGAVAAPSLVGSGEPSEAARASVAGLAGRRGWHVPPGHPDGEALARTLTEAERLGHEDFAVALDAYAEAAEKAAGADLAYVRGLGARDDVLEGVVIGMVLGDAMFGSLRRIAQAEETGRIYGRGADGSSLSAE
- a CDS encoding siderophore-interacting protein, giving the protein MAERPARKAPRAHEAKVVRTERITPHMVRVVLGGEALAGLAADEFTDHYVKVLFPAPGVTYPEPFDMARIREEFPAEQWPTNRTYTIRSWDAEARELAIDFVVHGDEGLAGPWAARAQVGETVRFLGPGGGYAPDPTADWHLLVGDESALPAIAAALERMPEGAVVHAFVEVPDAAEEQKIEAPAGVAVTWLHRGAAPVGEQLVEAVRNLAFPAGDVQAFVHGEAGFVKELRRLLRVEREIPRERLSISGYWRLGQDDDAWRAVKREWNEQVEREQEPAATA
- a CDS encoding 5'-3' exonuclease encodes the protein MLLDTASLYYRAYFGVPDSVRAPDGTPINAVRGLLDFIARLVQDHRPDDLVACWDNDWRPQWRVDLIPSYKAHRVAEEIEGAPDAEETPDTLSPQVPVIAEVLAALGIARIGADGYEADDVIGTLTARATGPVDVVTGDRDLFQLVDDARERRILYPIKGVGTLQITDEAWLRERYGVDGPGYVDLALLRGDPSDGLPGVPGIGEKTAAKLLEAYGDLAGIMAAVDDPAAKLTPSQRKKLDEARPYVAVAPKVVRVADDVPVPDFDASLPRAPRDPAALHALAERWGLGGSLQRLLSVLQD